The region CATTAACAAGTTCTTGGGGGGCATTATCCCAGCTATAGCTACTTGTTAGTTGGGCGTGGGTTATGATTCGAAAGTCGGTTGACGGAAAGAGGCAGCTGACTATTGTTAATTCAGGGTTTTCACTTGGATTCAAAACAGATGTAGTATTTTTTGTTACTAAAGTTTGGCCAGTTATTTGGTACTCATAGATGCCGCTTGCATTGGCAAGGAGGACAGTTTGGCCGTTCAGCCAATCAGATCCAGATAATTTTCCGTTGATGATATAGGGTGAATCATTATTTATTTCCTTCTGTAGGCCACTAAATCCAGTCTTGCCATCATTGAAGTTGTGGGCGGCTAGCCCATAATTTCCTTGTCCCATGACAGGGACAGTTGATCCAAGTGGGTCAAGCTGGGATTTATTAGCGTAGTTGGCTCCAGCGTTTAGTCCCGCATCACTATAAGCATCATTATAGATGGGAAGAAGGATATTTCTACTTGGAATAGATACAAACCCTTGTTTACTAAGACCTGGTACAGCCTGACGCATGACCATTTTTTCTATATCAAGGCGAGAGCTGTCATCATGAGCGGCCAGTTTATTTTCTTCATTCTGCCTGTAGGAGTTTACCACATCTAAAACTTTATTTTGGACGGCAAATGTGTTCTTTTGGTACAAAATTTGCATGCCTATGCCTAAAGAAGACAGGATGAAAGCCAGTAAAATTGTGTTTATGATTAATTTTTTATAGGTGGTGGGATTTTTCCTAAGCCTTGAAA is a window of Streptococcaceae bacterium ESL0729 DNA encoding:
- a CDS encoding class A sortase, whose product is MLNLPILAINQATNDQYGLSEILFILLISLPLACLLQFIFSRLRKNPTTYKKLIINTILLAFILSSLGIGMQILYQKNTFAVQNKVLDVVNSYRQNEENKLAAHDDSSRLDIEKMVMRQAVPGLSKQGFVSIPSRNILLPIYNDAYSDAGLNAGANYANKSQLDPLGSTVPVMGQGNYGLAAHNFNDGKTGFSGLQKEINNDSPYIINGKLSGSDWLNGQTVLLANASGIYEYQITGQTLVTKNTTSVLNPSENPELTIVSCLFPSTDFRIITHAQLTSSYSWDNAPQELVNEFNLKVKSTNAHASWWNPGTEEGANGDKGGSN